The Equus caballus isolate H_3958 breed thoroughbred chromosome 4, TB-T2T, whole genome shotgun sequence genome includes the window GAACTCCTTATCCTGAGGAAAAAGGTTCATCAGGGAGTTCAGTCTGGTTTTACTGAACAAATACAAACGCCCATGATGTGTCACTGAGCCTCACGCGGGGGTGTAAAAGTAGACCTCCCAGGCCGCTGCCTGGAGGATCAGCCTGGGCGGCCCGCAGGTGCACGAGGGGCCAGCCCGGCCTCCCCgcgagcttcctggaggaggcgacgCGAGCCTAAGGCAGAGGGCCAAGGGCCAGGATGCGCAGGGCCTGGGGACTTGCCCTTGGGGATGCGGAGAAGTGTGCCCCTAATAAAAACATCTGCTGTGTCATAATAAGCTAGTGAGTTGTTACATCATGTGCATCCCAATGACCAAAATGTTTCCTAAAAAGCTCCTAAggtaaagtagaagaaaatgaaatttctttgtagtattgatgcggggtcggtgagccgagaagtcgaaagaaagatttcttgaactctcaagatctggcagtagtgctcttttatttagggaatagtgtggaatagcatggggacaggacccatgggcagtcagagcttctgctgctgctgcatggggacaggacccatgggcagtgaagagctgtaggcatggggacaggacccgtgggcagtcagagctcctgctgccctgagttgagggttagggctaattttataaggcatgggtacgtgacttatttttactggaaaaagaaaagatgatgtaaaaagtcattaaatgatttcagtgcagatggggtctggttattgggcggtcatataactttagatacgaatctggccatatagatcggcatgcaggtgaggatgacctgggcttctctccctggggcagtcctaactcataccataaaaaaacgtccactgggtcatatagtttggcatgtaggccaggtcaccttgggcttctctagctggggcagccttaatccacatcagtattGCATAATAATGAAAATCTGCAGGTATGCTATGCTCTTAAAgatctaacaggtttttttttaaagtgggatTTTTAGAATCTTTAAATTGCCTTAGCAGCAAGGGTGTTTTGCTCTAGTTTTAGATTTAGAGAGAAACTAACTCGAAAATTGTTCGAAGTGAAAGGGTTCGATGTACAGTCAAAGTTAGAACACAGGGTTCCTCCCCACCGTATCTGACTCTTTCCTACAAAGATACTGTATACATCGGATGTAATTCACAACAGACACATCTATATTTTCCCTCCTAATATAATCTGTAAATTACTGCGCATTTATTAAAGGCTTAAAAAGGACCACCACTCCTGCCCAAATTAGATATATCGTTGGCATTAggtattagtttgctagagttgccataacaaaatacagcAGACTgcgtggtttaaacaacagaaagtaatttttaaacagttttgGAGGTTGGAAGTCCTAAGATCAAGGTGGCAGCAGGATTGGGTTCTCCTGGGGCTCGCctcccttggcttgcagatggctctCTGTGTGCTCCTGTGGCCTTTTTTTCTGTGCTCCCACATCCCTGATGTCTCttgctcttcttataaggacacgggtcatgttggattagggccccattcttatgacctcatttaaccttaactacctctttaaaggccttatctccaattATAGTCaaattgggggttagggcttgaaaatatgaattatggggaacacaattcaatctATAACACATTAGAACTGTGTATGTTAATTTACAATGATATGATACATgtgaaagagacaaaaaagatgaatggatagCTCAAAGACTTAGattttaacaacattaaaatATTGTATGGGAAGAAAATACAGTATATACAAGTTtcacaaaaaaagattaaagcaAAATGCACTATGGCATTAATCTGTTAAGGTATGGAGGAAATACTGTAAACTTTCATAGAAGTAATTTAGATAAAAGGTCCAAAAACTTAGACAGCCAGCGTTTGTCAGTTCCTGTCGCAGTCACTAACGTGTATGTCATAATAGGTTGCCAAGGAAGTTGTCATACACATCAGGTGAAGTTCTTCCCAGTCACCTTCATCCCTTGagcatgttttatttttgaaacaagaAGCCATCATGGGAGaccttttttccttattttgggAGGTGGATCCTCCCCCCATGCCTTTAAGCTTTACCATTCCAAATCAAGATTATGAGTGCCGGAGGGATGACTCTTGCGGGACGATAGGGAGCTTCCTGCTTTGGTATTTTGTCATTATATTGGTCCTGGTGTTCTTCTCTCGGGCTTCTGTCTGGGTAGGATatcctttttcattttaagtaatatatttaCTGTAGACTAGGGGATgttccataaaataaattcactttACTTTGatgaaatgactttttaaaagtttgttttctagttttaaaaataatgcaatctCATTCTAGAGAGTCCAAGAATATAGAAAAGGatgaggaagaaaatttaaaCTACTGTAATCTTAGTTCctagagataaccactgttaacattttggaataTGTTCttataggtttttctttttctctctccatctctccatctaTCTTTAATCTTACATGGTTGGCATTATAGTGTATAAATTTTCatattctgctttttttaaaacttaatattaTATTGTAACACTTCCTCAAATTATATTGACAAAGCAACACGCTTATTGACTGCCTAGTTTTGTCTTGTGGTTGCACCATAACAAATCTGCAATTTTgagacatttaagttgtttgCAGTTTGTCCATATGCTATGTAATACTGGAATAAATTTCCCTACTGGTTAATGACCTCCAAGTTccttttgtaattcttttttttccccaaagaatttttttttaagatttttaatttttcctttttctccccaaagctccccggtacatcaTTGcacattttttagttgtgggtccttcaagttgtggcatgtgggatgccacctcagcatggcttgatgagcagtgccatgtctgcacccaggatccgaaccgacgaaaccctgggccaccgaagcggagctcgcgaacttaaccactcggccacgaggccagccccatgtaATTCTAATCAAGATACAGAAGTTGTCGTATTTATAGGATACATGTCGTAGGATTTGGGGGGTTTTAGATTGAAGCAATACACTCTCTGTATAGAAAAAGATGTGGAACTAAGCTAAACTAAACAGAACTAAAGTCCTCGTTCTAGACCACCTACTAGCAGAAGAAAATGCCATCCTCTTAGGAAAGGAGATAGCCCACTTTATCAGCACTGTGATGCTCCAACATGTTATGAGTAACTGAGCTCTTATAAATCGCTGACATGGAATCCTTGCTGGCCATTAATACCAGGCTGATTATTAATCAAACCACCATCATTTAGCATTACAGCCAGAGTGCTGGGCTGGCAGTGGTCAGCTGGATTGACTGCTATATCAGCTctagatggagaggaggaggtttGTTATGTCTATGCCAGCTGGATTCCATTATAATAATCAAAGACTCTTctctcaccacctcctcctccttaaGAAGAAGTTTCATCTAAAGTCTAAACGCTTCTTAAGGTAGACACTTTGCCAAAAGGAAATTTAGAATAATGATAGCTTATACATGTCTTAGATTCTCTAGCTGAGTATATTGAATTTGTCTGGCCTGGCAAGAAAAGCTACtttagaaaattaacaaaaaattgaaattgaTTCCTGGCAATTTCATCATGAATACCTCTTAAGAGGTCTAAGCGATTCCTCTGCTCCCTTGCTTGCATCAGCTGTTTGGAGTCGTAGAACCCTGAGCTTCAAGGACCTCAAGAGAGTGTATGGTCCGGCCTCCTATTTGTAGGCAAGTAAGATATCAGTCTCTCTCCTATTTTTTTATGGATAAGGCCcaaagaaattaagtgacttgtccaataTCATATAAGTGGTTAGTGACAGAGGGGGGAATAGACCCAGGTTTCCTGCCATATCATTTGTTTGCTTCAAAGCATAGTTGAAATGTTGAATTAAATCTATTCACTGCTGATTAAAACCTTAATTATCTTAGAGGTTTCGTCTTTCACTTTGTACCCTCATAGAAGCTACAATCAGTTGAACTGCTTCTTCTGAAGGGTCACAGATTTGAAATCTGAGAACCATATGAGAGCTAGTCAAGGAAGATGGAAGTTTTCCTTCACTTTgaacttcattttctttgctaAACTATGAGCCTTTATTTACAAACCTTGAAGTAATGGTGAAAGCGCGATGGAAATGTGGTGGTAATTATCCTCAAACATGAAGCACACTGGTTTCCTTTGGACTTGCCACTTTGGAAGATGCATTTACCCTTTTGCTTTCAGagactatatatactatatttagtTTATGTATTTGTTTCGTGTTTATTCAGATTGCTTGTGCtggaatttttccaaataaaaccaGTActaggtggcacagcggttaagttcccacattccacttcggtggcccagggtttgccggtttggatcccaggtgcggacatggcaccgtttgacaagccatgctgtggcagtcatctcacatataaagtagagggggatgggcatggatgttagctcagggccagtcttcctcagcaaaaagaggaggattggtggcagatgttagctcagggctaatcttcctcaaaaataaataaataaaataaaataaaataaaaaaaccagTCCGAGCTCCTCATTTTGCATATGTGGAGACTGAGCTGAGCAGGTGTTAAGTGGCTTGATAAAAATCTCACAATTAGTGGAATTTTGAAAGGCAGAGGCATAACCCAGCCGCTGTGTTCCACCCTACCCTCTGGGGCAAGCACTGCTTTTTGCACTCACTGAGGCACACACAAAGGCAGTTAATAAGATGCTTTTTAAGCACAGttcatatgattccacttagctTGATGCagaatctttcttttgattttgtgtttatattttgatTTGACATCAAGTCAAATATGGAACCTTTTTCATGAAAATGGTATAAACCTAATAAGTGTTTTTAAACACTTTCCCCTCTCCATTACAAAAGTACCCATTataaaaaatgtggaaattataggaaagtagaaaaaaatgaaataaaaactactcCAAATCACATAGAAATAGCCAACTACTATTAACTTTTAGGTTTATAAACTTCTAATCTTTTAATAATCATCTCTatacatattaaatttaaaataaggtcctctaaaaacttcttttaaaaaaggtatCTTAAAAGAAGATTCTACTCAATGTTTTCAGAGAATGGTTGCAATAACCCAAAAAGCAAACAGGTACCTTTTTGGAGAAACTTTCCTACCATTGTAGAGATCAGATATTAAGAAAGGAATGggggggccagctggtggcatagtggttaagttcgtgtgctctgctttgcttgcccagagttcaccagtttggaccctgggcatggacctatacaccactcatcaagccaggctgtggtggcgtcccacatagaggaactagaaggacatacaactaggatatacaactatgtactggggctttggggagaagaaagaaaaaggaagaagattggcaatagatgttagctcagggccaatcttcctcaccaaaaaaaaccagaaaggaaTGGGCCAAGGATCTTAGATTGCAGTTATGAATACCCAAGTATGGCAATTTTCAACTCAAAGGAAGTTTGATTTTCTACATAAATTCATTTTTCCCTAGTTGTAGagaatttgaaaaattagaaggaaaaaaatcaatttcacgACTCAAAGCCAACAATTGCTAACACTTGTGTACGTCTCTtaaagtcttttttgttttcacatttttagcTAACTTGTGATAATACAGCGTATATGAATTtgcattgtgatttttattatacTTAATATTATAACATATTTATTCCCTCTCTTATAACAATTTTTACaactatatattatatgattgtaccataatttatttaaccattgcctacttttgaattttgtattttatgttaTCCTAATTTCACTATGATGAATATTTCTGTACACAtagctttctctcttttgggGATTATTTCCTGGTATTAGGTTCCCAATAGAAGAATTATTGTGCCAAAAGTGTTGTGTTGTGTTTCAAAACTTTTTGATACATTCTGAAAGAGTTGCTTTATCTTTGTGTCTTTTGGCAAAAACCCTTTCAGCATCAAAAAGTGGGACACGGATCTGAAAAGTGGGACAAATATATTTATGGAATAGTGGGGCAGAATATTTGAAATTGGAACCATTCAAAGAAATCTGTTTCTTCTGGTTGCCATATTCACAGATAGTATATCATGATTGCATTTTAGAGGAAAGTTTCTGAAGGATTTGGGAGATATTATGTCTATGAATTCAGGTAAAGATCTTAAAGAATTATCAATAACGTGACCTgacaaaatgtcttttaaaaagtaattaaaagtaATCCTAGTACTATCAAATCTGTTTTTAAACGATATTTAAATGATTATTACTCTATATTGTGAGTACAGGAAAACTTTATAACCTATAGCTCcttattagtattattttcttgcaagtcttttttccattttgcttggTTTAAAACATTTTGGTAGATTCTGCTATCAGAGCCTGGTCTTCCTAATGGACAGCTGAAGTAGGATCACCATAATGGGAGCTCATTGAGTATTTACTGAACTGCATTGGATATTTAAAATTCGACGTTGTCAAAGGGCCTAGGGCAATAGAGTTTCTTAACGAGTAAATATGAGTGAAAAATAACTGAGATCATTAGTTCTAATCTATATTTCTGAAACAGATGTCTGAGAAGAAAAAGGATGAAGACAGTGGGACAAACATTTCAATAAGTAAAGGTGAGAGCCAGCGCATTTTCGATATTGGACTATGTTAagataaatatgtattgagcatgGAAAGCAGACTACTGAGGTGGACACCAAGAGTCTTTTAGGGCCTCCACAGACATCTGGTGGCCCATTGGATTAACTCCTTGCTTTAGTGCAGGAGACAGCTTAGCTGCTTTAGCAGAGACACTAGAGGCCAAAAATTACTGATAGGTAAGctcaagttttcttttcattcttcagCATTCTCGCTTTACACAGCTTGCCTTTCACACATCTTGTTGGTGTTACTACAGGATTATGAGCTGTATATCACATCTTTTTCAATGACCTAtaagcagtggtgtgctggtaaatgtttaacaactggctctccaaaaatatgtgtgtatgtgcatatacatgtttttttgaaaaaatgttactgatataaagGATGTATACCTtgcaatttacaaataataaactAGATAATACTCTTTCTGGTAAATTCCATATAGACTGCTGATTCTTACAAAGTACTTTCCTTGATTTTTGCCAGACCTTTGTATCCTTAGTCAACCTGTAGCAGCAACTGATGAACAAGTGTGGTTCCAATATGAGTGTTACTTTCTTTTAAGTTAAGGAGTAATTGAAAGTAAAACAGGAAGATGTGTGTTGGAACTTAACTTGGTTGTAAGTGATATGAGTGACTTCTTTGCTGAATTGGATAATAGTTTTAGAATTGTCTGGaagaatatttcctcatttttgggTGCTATTCACAATATAGTGGCTACAGACATGAAACTTTTAAATGCAATCTATGTTAGTAACATGTTCTCCATCACTTTTTTCAGCCTAGACAATCAGAAAAAACATAAACCAAGCCCTGATTTTTagtgtttgttgatttttatccCACCAAAACTATTTCAAGTGACCAACATGATATCACTGAATATGGAGTTGAGAAGAGATGCACATTGTTACATAGTATTTCCAATATCTAGATACCACAGACATAAATAGCTTTAAAAGCATACATCATAATGTAGTAAAATAACTAGGAAGTGATAGGTTTTGAGTgtttattagatttatttataataatttgatTTAATCATGtttgtataatttaatttttactaattGCTGTGTTTAACAACCATCTCGCAAAATTCTTGAAAGTTTAACAAATAGGTCCTGCAAGCTGGCTGCTATGAGCTGACTCCAGCACACCACTATATAAAGAAAAGATCCCCTTTGTTTCCTGCTACCCAAATCACATTCATATACACACTCGAACCTTTAAggcttcaaggcaaaggaaaaaaagagtccttttctggaaaagtttagaaaactttcccttgatcttttttttttcttttaaagattgacacctgagctaacaactgttgccaatcttcttttttttttttctgcttatcttcccaaaccccccgtacatagttgtatatcttagttgcaggtctttctagttgtgggatgtaggacgctgcctcaatgtggcctgacaagcggtgccatgtctgcgcacAGGATCCGAAttctgggccgctgcagcagagcgtgcgaacttaaccactcagccacggagccagtcCCTCCCTTGATCTTATATCAGGGGTCCACAAAACTTCTAAAGTAGCATGTCAAGCATCTGTTTGACCCTTTTGGTCTTTAGGAGGTTTGATATGGTACTGAAAAATGCAGTCAGCTGCCAACAATTGCACAATGTGTGAGGAAAAGTGGTGGCTTGGCAAATGGCAACTGAAAGTGAGCCCTCGCATGCCATAGGCTTCCTTAGGTAATACGAAATTATATTAACCAACAATGTGCCTAACTTGTTGATTTGTTTCATTGGTTGTTAGCAAGCAAAGATACTTCCTATAAGCGGCAAAGCAAAGATGGTACCTGGGACTCTTTACAAATGATGAAAAAACCAAAGCACAGCCAATTTGCTCCTGTAACTGAATCAGAAGTGGCTTTGGTCAACGCCTATCTTGAACAGAGACGAATCAGGCTTCATCCTCAGTTCAGCCAGATGACTCAGACCCAACATGACAGTGATACTACGGAGTGTGACAGTGAAGAATCTAACTCGGGAGCTTCCTCATGGAAGGAGAGTGAAAGTGAACACCACCCATCACCAGCCAgtattaagaagagaaaaatagctCAGAGGCAAAAGAATGTGGGAAGTTACCAGATCAAGGAAAGGCCCTGCCTCCACTGCAAAGCCTTGAGAACCAATGAATGGTTGACACGCCATTTCCTTCAAAACACCTCAGTAACAACCCCAATGAAGGGAGATATTCAAGAGGAAAATTCTTCACCTGACATTAACACAAAGTTCAGTAAATTTTGAGTTTTATCAAGTCCTTACCTTACTTGAAGCCAAATGAAAGAGatgaatgaaacaagaaaaatcactaGAATTCTAGGTGAGGAGGCTTTTATGATAAAGTCTCTCTACTACCAACAAAAACATACTTGGAACCCAATACGTTGTCCAAAAACAGGCCAGTGAATTTGTTTATGGCACAACTGGAAGATCAAAGATCTGCATCCACTATCGTTTTTTATTCAAAAGAGCACAGGACATATTTTATGCCTTGAGTGTGTGTATTTTGCTTATGTCTGTAATACAAATAAGGaagctctttgaaaatatatttatgttcagaaaccatttacatttattcataTGTTTTGATTGTCTGACTGACTAAATGAATTAGGTGAAGTTGGTTGGAATAGAATTGGCCATATTCTCCAGGTCCATATTTTCAGGTGACTACCTGAGCTGTATTGCTGCACAGGCATCAGCTAGAGTCTAGTGAGGAAGAGGAGCTCAAGAGCCTGAAATAAGATCTGGTTCTAGAATAGACCAAGGAGCCGAGGCAGCATGACCCTGAGGGGCAGCTGCGTTGTGGTCGTTGTCCAAAGGGCATGgcaaatgttaaagaaaaaattattctgacacctgttaaaatggtaaagaagactttattcaagactattgtaATATGGGTTAAATCTATTGCAATAGGGAAGAGAAATAGAGCTCAACTCTGAATACTCAAGAACAAGTGGAGATTTATACCCAAGGAGCCGGGTGAGGGGGCCAGTGGATGGGAAATTACTAAGACGAGACATCAAGGGTAGGGAGATTCCTGCTAAACTGACCTAAtaggattcttgctaaaggcaGACCAAGGATTTACAGGTCAAAGGTGGAGGATGAGGCACTTGATCAGATATCAAAGGTGATCAGATATCTAGGCTGGGGGACTCTCACTAAACCtatttagcaggattcttgctaaaactgggctGGGCAGGCCAAAGACAGGACAGGCACCAAAGTCGAGATTTGGtcaagaagagggctcagaggagcctgactaaagtttggtcaaagAGAAAGTCTTTGCTGCAAGTTAGCCTCAATCTAGACATAGTTGGGGCTAGATTTTCCAGTTAAGTGGGGACCTTAGTAATGAGGAATTCAGGCAGGCCTAGGTACATGAGTGGACAGTCTGGAGATCATTCTCCAGATAAATGGCAAAATTCCAGCTGGGATATAAAACAAAGCCCAGATCCCAGAAGAGAGAGCTGGCAAGGACAAAATAAGTAGCAGGGACTCTGGTCACTGGGCTAGAGTTCAAAGAAGGGCTTACGTCTTGAGGAAGGACTTAGGTACTACATATAATAAAGACTGAGCCTTCCATGGGGCTGGGAATGAGACCACAGATCTGTGATTTTGATCTCAGGAGTCACTCCTGATAATAGCAGTTTCCTTAACTGATTGCAAAGAGACTTAGGAGGCAATGTGGGATCCCCAACCATTGGAACGAAGCCACTAAAATCCAGGACATGGGGTAACATTTCTGAGCCTATTTGTGGCTCAGATTGCCTCAGGATTGGAAAGCGGTCTGTTCCTCAGGGTTGGAACAAGTGAAAAGCAGGACAACTTCAAGATTTAGCTCAAGCATCAACCTTTTCCATGAAGACTTCTTGACACTCCTTGACACTCTTTTACTTTGTTCCCTCAGGCAAACTCACTGTGCCCTCCCTGATGCTCCAGTGTACCTTGAAAAGGCCTCCATCCAGCACCCTTAACATGTTAGTGAATGTATTGGTTTGCACTTCTCTCTGTGACCTATATATTTATGCACTCAAAGGTAGAGTCCGTTATTTGTCATCTTTGCATCTCTAtgacccagcacagtgccagacAACATGATAGATACATAATGCAGTGGAATCAATGTGTAAAGGGATTCATGAAAGCAaaggggaggagctggggaaagcagaggcagagaaagcagggCAGGGGCCTATATCTAAAACTTAGTGAATGAGTCTGATATTTCTAGCTTGATATCATCCAGATGCTTAAGTTATCTTGTTTATCTAAGTGGATGTCAAACagaaacccaaaaaacaaacaaacaaaaaacaagctcaAAATATGGTATTAAGTTGCAGAGGCAGGATTTAGACCCAAGTTGTCTGGCTTCAGAGTTTGGGTTATGATCTTAGCCATTagtctctgaagatgaaacatccTGATTTCAAGATAAGTTAATCACCACCCCCGACATGGCCATAAGTACTGTCCAAGTAGATGTGATCTCACCAGGAAAAGGGACAATGACTATTTTCCAGATATTAGAGTAAGGGCCCATGCCCCAAATGTTTTGCTTGAATATAAACCAGTGACACTATTATCCGAAGAGTGATTTACATCAAAGAAGGCTACTTTTCATGGTCTCATCCATGGGGCTAGAACAGATCAGAATTGGGAAGTGGGAGATAGCCGCCTATAGGAAGAAGGAACCAGGGGCTATAAATATGAGGGGATTAAACAGGGTAATCTCTAAGTATTTTGAACCCAAACAGAGCCAAACACAGCTGGGAGGATATCCACACCCAAGGAGAGAAACACACTGAATCTAAGGCAAGGACATGGTAGAATGAAGAGCAAAAGCATGGCCAGGCCCGTTGGAACTGCGTCAATGAGCTAGGTGCAGAACCAGTGAGGTGGGAGAGAGTTCATGAAACTGGGGCTGCAAACGCTAGTCATGGCTggatgttgctttttttttttttttttttaaagattggctcctaaggtaacatcccttgccaatcttctttttttttttctctctctccttcttcttctccccaaagtcccgtAGTActtagttgcatattctagttgtaggtacttctggctgtgctgtgtgggatgctgcctcagcatggcttgatgagtggtgccatgtctgtgcccaggatctgaaccagtgaaaccctgggccactgaagcggagctcacaaatttaaccactaggccacaaggccagcccctagatgttGCTTTTGTGCAGAACCTGGTGTGAGCCATCAGGGTAAGGGTTCCTGAGCTTCATAACAGTACCCCCTTCAGTCTGTCCTTGCTAAATGGGATAAATTAGGTTTCCTCTGGTTTTTAGGGTAGAAGGTTGTAATCTGTGAcgaatagaaatggcaagcagtaggatatattggagtatatgaggaagacatttggtgtaaacccaatttggcctgactttgtttttccaaaagggcttgatgcggccattgagcatgcattgtatatctgctttaaacatttactgtggcaagaacaaatggccttaggataaaggtgcaacttccccccac containing:
- the SSMEM1 gene encoding serine-rich single-pass membrane protein 1, translating into MGDLFSLFWEVDPPPMPLSFTIPNQDYECRRDDSCGTIGSFLLWYFVIILVLVFFSRASVWMSEKKKDEDSGTNISISKASKDTSYKRQSKDGTWDSLQMMKKPKHSQFAPVTESEVALVNAYLEQRRIRLHPQFSQMTQTQHDSDTTECDSEESNSGASSWKESESEHHPSPASIKKRKIAQRQKNVGSYQIKERPCLHCKALRTNEWLTRHFLQNTSVTTPMKGDIQEENSSPDINTKFSKF